The Mustela nigripes isolate SB6536 chromosome 4, MUSNIG.SB6536, whole genome shotgun sequence genome includes a window with the following:
- the FAM170B gene encoding protein FAM170B has translation MKRHFTEHRVEQSPTDGTSLSLASPESMEEGTEVCWSGAIKREQTSPRPGPAVPHEDDVYLANKARAMLSWSSSLSSQSSSEYQSYSQYQSCYSCAYDDEDAAQQSVCAFYTHVQTVQGVAVAWETETGFEPVSRKPRIHEAEFIKRQRRKGSSFEMASNTDLRWELEASKNNCCPEEDDPELLGSLECCLQELRDTPDWLVTTNYGLRCVACCRVFPTLEALLKHAQYGIQEGFSCQIFFEEMLERRRARGQVQEQQLEEEEQSPSEGSECSRPHARVLPLRQQKE, from the exons ATGAAACGCCACTTCACGGAGCACAGGGTAGAACAGTCACCCACAGATGGCACCAGTCTCAGCCTGGCCAGCCCGGAGTCTATGGAAGAGGGCACGGAAGTGTGCTGGTCAG GGGCCATAAAGAGAGAGCAGACATCTCCACGGCCTGGACCAGCCGTTCCCCATGAGGATGACGTCTACTTGGCCAACAAGGCTCGGGCAATGCTAAGCTGGAGCAGCTCTCTGTCCTCCCAGTCCTCCTCCGAGTACCAGTCCTACTCCCAGTACCAGTCTTGTTACTCCTGCGCATACGATGACGAGGATGCCGCCCAGCAGAGCGTGTGCGCCTTCTACACCCACGTGCAGACCGTGCAGGGCGTGGCTGTGGCCTGGGAGACCGAGACGGGCTTCGAGCCTGTCAGCAGGAAACCCCGCATCCATGAAGCTGAGTTCAtcaagaggcagaggaggaaaggcTCCTCCTTCGAGATGGCTTCCAACACCGACCTGCGCTGGGAACTGGAAGCCAGCAAGAACAACTGCTGCCCAGAGGAGGATGACCCAGAGCTGCTGGGGTCCCTCGAGTGCTGCCTGCAGGAGCTGCGGGACACCCCAGACTGGCTGGTCACCACGAACTATGGGCTGCGCTGCGTGGCCTGCTGTCGGGTCTTCCCCACGTTGGAGGCTCTGCTCAAGCACGCCCAGTATGGCATCCAGGAGGGCTTCAGCTGCCAGATCTTTTTCGAGGAGATGCTGGAGAGAAGGCGGGCCCGGGGCCAAGTTCAGGAGCaacagctggaggaggaggaacagagccCTTCGGAAGGCAGTGAATGTTCCAGGCCGCATGCCAGGGTGCTTCCCTTGCGGCAGCAGAAGGAGTGA